Sequence from the Papaver somniferum cultivar HN1 unplaced genomic scaffold, ASM357369v1 unplaced-scaffold_150, whole genome shotgun sequence genome:
CATCAACGTTGTGCCGCAATTTATTAATCTTCCAATATGGTAATTCGAAAAAAATACTCTTTTTTGTCCAATTTAACTCAAAATCATACCGTTTCCTCTTTTTGGTGTTCGGTGCCTTCCCAAAATCTTGCTTCTCGACGACTTCTAGTTGTAATAACACATCATCTCCAGACAACTCCTTTGGCTTTGGCTTTTTTTTCGgcttttccatcaaataaatgtttGCCCCTGTCTCTCCAAGCATGAGTTTGACGCAAAAAACGTCGATGACCCATGTAACATATGTTCCGTCCACTCTTCAACCACATCGAACGTGTATCTTTATTACAAACAGCACAAGCTAGATACCCATGAGTACTCCATCCAGATAAGTTTCCATAAGCAGGAAAATCATTGATCGTCCATAACAACGCAGCATGAAGCTGAAATACTTCCTTTGAATCTGCATCAAAAGTCTGCACACCAATTTCCCATAACTCTTTTAATTCATCTATCAGCAGCCTCAGATAAACGTCGATATCATTTTCGGGAGTGTTAGGTCCTGGTATTAGTAGAGTCAAAAATATGAAAGGCTCTTTCATGCATCTCCAAGGTGACAAATTATTCGGAACAACAATTACAGGCCAAATACTGTGTGGTTTTCCATTGAGGTCATTAGATGGAATAAACCCATCGCTTGCAATGCCAAGACGGACATTACGTGAATCTTTGGCAAACCACTTATGTTTCTCGTCGAGCTCTTGCCAAATTTTAGAATCTGCTGGATGCCTAAAAACATTTTTCTCtgctttctgtttttttttccaataTTTCATATCTTTAGCAGTCATCCTTGACATGAACAATCTCTGCAGCCTTGGCTTGAGTGGAAAATAACGCAGTACTTTCTGAGGTATCTTCTTTCCTTTTCCCTCGACGACTTTATACCTTGGCTCATTACACTTGAGACACTTTTCAAGATTCTCATTTTCCTTCCAAAAAAGTGCACAATCGTATCTGCATGCATGAATTACTGTATAACCAAGTCCAAGGTTCCTCAATAATTTCTTAGCCTCGTAGTAGGTGTTTGGAAGTGTCTCACCTTCAGGCAATGCCGCTTTAATCAAATCAAGGATCATCTGGAATGATTTGTTATTCATGTGATTCATTATCTTGATATGCATCAACCTCATAAAAACCTCTTAACTTCGAAAAGTTCTTGCAATTAGGATACAAAGGCTCGCAGGCATCCTTCAAGAGACTATCAAACATATCTATGTTTTCACAACTGTTTTGTGTACCTGAACTTTCATTGTTGTTTGCTCTGGCACACACATCTTCAAGAAGTTCGCTAACCCTATCAGCTGTATAACCTTGTGtttcttcctcatcaacatcgtcGTCATCAGAGACAGTTTCATAATCTTCGCCATGGTGTATCCATAGTGTATAATTCATGTATATGCCAAAATCTTGCAAGTGATCTTCAACCACCTGGATGGGCTCCAAATGACTATTTTTGCATCGGGCGCACGGGAAACGAGTCCTTCCCAT
This genomic interval carries:
- the LOC113336056 gene encoding uncharacterized protein LOC113336056, yielding MILDLIKAALPEGETLPNTYYEAKKLLRNLGLGYTVIHACRYDCALFWKENENLEKCLKCNEPRYKVVEGKGKKIPQKVLRYFPLKPRLQRLFMSRMTAKDMKYWKKKQKAEKNVFRHPADSKIWQELDEKHKWFAKDSRNVRLGIASDGFIPSNDLNGKPHSIWPVIVVPNNLSPWRCMKEPFIFLTLLIPGPNTPENDIDVYLRLLIDELKELWEIGVQTFDADSKEVFQLHAALLWTINDFPAYGNLSGWSTHGVDGTYVTWVIDVFCVKLMLGETGANIYLMEKPKKKPKPKELSGDDVLLQLEVVEKQDFGKAPNTKKRKRYDFELNWTKKSIFFELPYWKINKLRHNVDVMHVEKNICDSVVGTLMDIEKKTKDTIRSRAYLERFGLKELHLTKRGNRLIKPPASYTLSVPERKILCEWLKSVKFPDGYASNIARCVKEKDGKISGMKSHDCHVFLQRILPVALRGFLPKNISSALVELGVFLRNCVRRH